From one Allorhizobium ampelinum S4 genomic stretch:
- a CDS encoding polysaccharide biosynthesis/export family protein, which produces MKAYGFAGGFRSSTRITTLNVAALALCLSLAVPGLALADDYRLGVMDKIRVRVAEWQTAEGAVRDWAAVSGDYSVGAAGQVSLPFIGELPASGKTTADVADEIGKKMQQLFGLSDRPSASVEISEYRPVYMAGAVQSPGEYPYAPGMTVLKALSVAGGLKRADAGQRFARDFLQAQGDGAVLVSQRNRLLVRRVRVLAEMNEKETIEIPEELKSIPDINQLVESEAALMNSQTAKLKVQLSSLADLKTLLAAEIEALGKKSETQTRQLTMVQEDRDKVNSLSEQGLALSSRRLAVEQQVSDLQSALLDIDTNTLKAKQDLNKAQQDETTTRNDWDAQLAQELQDTEAELDQIALKLSTSRGLMAESLLQSSESASAKTADGEANVAYSIVREKDGKPTEIAVDENTSVTPGDVIKVTVKLSQPAMR; this is translated from the coding sequence ATGAAGGCTTACGGATTTGCTGGAGGATTTCGGTCATCCACGCGCATTACGACCTTGAACGTTGCAGCACTCGCGCTTTGCCTGTCCTTGGCTGTGCCGGGATTGGCATTGGCAGATGACTATCGTTTGGGTGTAATGGACAAGATCCGCGTTCGGGTGGCGGAATGGCAGACGGCCGAGGGCGCCGTACGGGACTGGGCCGCCGTCAGTGGCGACTATTCTGTCGGGGCTGCGGGCCAGGTGTCTCTGCCCTTCATTGGCGAGTTGCCGGCCTCGGGCAAGACCACCGCCGACGTTGCCGATGAGATCGGCAAAAAGATGCAACAATTGTTCGGTCTCAGTGATCGACCGTCCGCATCGGTTGAAATTTCCGAGTATCGCCCCGTCTACATGGCTGGTGCAGTTCAGTCGCCGGGTGAATATCCCTATGCACCGGGTATGACTGTGTTGAAGGCGCTCAGTGTCGCAGGCGGCTTGAAGCGCGCCGATGCTGGCCAGCGTTTTGCGCGTGATTTCCTTCAGGCACAGGGGGATGGCGCCGTTTTGGTCTCCCAACGCAACCGTTTGTTGGTCCGTCGTGTGCGCGTTCTTGCGGAAATGAATGAAAAAGAGACGATAGAAATTCCCGAGGAATTGAAATCCATTCCCGACATCAACCAGTTGGTTGAGTCGGAAGCGGCCTTGATGAATTCCCAAACCGCCAAGCTCAAGGTTCAGTTGTCATCCCTTGCCGACCTTAAGACTTTGCTTGCGGCTGAAATCGAGGCTCTTGGTAAGAAGTCAGAAACCCAGACCCGCCAGTTGACGATGGTTCAGGAAGACCGCGACAAGGTCAATAGCTTGAGCGAGCAGGGCCTGGCGCTGAGTTCGCGTCGTTTGGCGGTCGAGCAGCAGGTGTCGGATTTGCAGTCGGCACTTCTGGATATCGATACCAACACGCTGAAGGCCAAGCAGGATCTGAACAAGGCCCAGCAGGACGAGACCACGACGCGCAACGATTGGGATGCACAGCTTGCCCAGGAATTGCAGGATACCGAAGCTGAGCTGGACCAGATTGCGTTGAAGCTTTCCACCAGCCGTGGCCTGATGGCCGAATCCTTGCTGCAATCTTCGGAAAGCGCCAGTGCCAAGACTGCCGATGGCGAAGCCAATGTCGCTTATTCCATCGTCCGCGAAAAGGATGGGAAGCCCACCGAAATCGCTGTCGACGAAAATACCTCGGTGACGCCCGGCGATGTGATCAAGGTTACGGTAAAGCTGTCTCAGCCAGCCATGCGGTAA
- a CDS encoding LysR family transcriptional regulator produces the protein MRAAKSLAWDDLRLVKAIAQALGMAGAAATLGIDHSTVFRRLGALEEALGVPLFERRRSGYALTPTGEEAVRTAERIEAEVAQLERRLQGREIAPAGEIRVTTADSLLVYLLTPLFARFQQAYPDIQLDVVIGNNALNLSRRDADIAIRATDNPPDMLVGRRIGLIAWALYGRGQDFAAASAPKPAELNAAHWACLGEDMAGLKVVKAAKQQLAPKQLRYRANSVLALADAVEAGIGIGHIPCFIGDVRPALVRLSPTIPDYSASLWLLTHQDLRHSPRIRVFMDFIAAQLIPLRPLIEGELPGRSDTLQQR, from the coding sequence ATGCGGGCAGCAAAATCCTTGGCCTGGGACGATCTGCGGCTCGTCAAGGCTATCGCCCAGGCATTGGGCATGGCTGGGGCGGCTGCGACGCTGGGGATTGATCATTCCACCGTGTTCCGCAGGCTGGGCGCCCTGGAAGAGGCGCTGGGTGTGCCGCTGTTTGAGCGCAGGCGCTCCGGTTATGCACTGACGCCGACCGGGGAAGAAGCGGTGCGCACTGCCGAGCGGATCGAGGCGGAGGTCGCCCAGCTGGAGCGCCGCCTGCAGGGCCGGGAGATTGCGCCGGCCGGTGAAATCCGGGTGACGACGGCTGACAGTCTGCTGGTCTATTTGCTGACGCCCTTGTTTGCCCGCTTCCAGCAGGCCTATCCTGACATTCAGCTGGATGTGGTGATCGGCAATAATGCTTTGAACCTTTCGCGGCGGGATGCTGATATTGCCATCCGCGCCACGGACAATCCGCCGGACATGCTTGTCGGGCGGCGCATCGGCCTGATCGCCTGGGCACTCTACGGTCGCGGCCAGGATTTTGCCGCCGCATCCGCCCCTAAGCCGGCAGAACTCAATGCCGCTCACTGGGCCTGCCTAGGCGAAGACATGGCGGGGTTGAAAGTGGTCAAGGCGGCCAAGCAGCAGCTGGCGCCAAAACAGCTGCGCTACCGCGCCAATTCTGTGCTGGCATTGGCCGACGCGGTTGAGGCAGGCATCGGCATCGGCCATATTCCCTGTTTCATCGGCGACGTACGCCCCGCCCTGGTTCGGCTTTCGCCGACCATTCCTGATTATTCCGCCAGCCTTTGGCTGTTGACCCATCAGGACCTGCGGCATTCGCCCCGTATTCGTGTGTTCATGGATTTCATTGCCGCTCAGTTGATCCCGCTGCGACCTTTGATCGAGGGGGAACTGCCGGGCCGTTCCGACACTCTCCAACAGCGTTGA
- a CDS encoding O-antigen ligase family protein, which translates to MRIAKSHLIDPERNGLYAVTAIALSYFVFAYSARFGQISILAYYGVWLPLIAVNYRRVLGNYGLYLPIFAFSILTILSIFWSAAPPVTVRASLQYFSHIVCALIAMRVVGIRSFLRGSMIGTGIVLIYSLLFGSYFLDPLDGSFSFVGAFSSKNQLGFYASLGVYFSFAAIIILKERSIWMLPPAGLALLSAYCLFASESATSVITVMAVVGASLVLRAVILLSPRHRIVLVVAGVVLGGLGAAAFVYAGGVDLILGAFGKDSTLTGRTYLWQQGIAAALANPIFGVGYQAYWVQGFSEAERLWDEFYIPTRAGFHFHNTFIETAVETGIIGLVLLVAMLVVALIGNLKRLLVNARDPEAGVLFGLAMLLVERAFVEIDIIFAYQIGSFLLYFMLGKLVQRRAIPVTRSSVVRYYGDGTSSARNI; encoded by the coding sequence ATGCGGATCGCCAAATCGCATCTGATCGACCCGGAACGCAATGGTCTCTATGCCGTCACGGCGATTGCGCTTTCCTATTTCGTTTTTGCCTATTCTGCCCGTTTCGGGCAGATTTCCATTTTGGCCTATTACGGGGTCTGGCTGCCGCTGATTGCTGTGAATTACCGGCGCGTGCTCGGTAACTATGGCCTGTATCTTCCGATTTTTGCCTTCAGCATTTTGACGATTCTATCGATCTTCTGGTCGGCGGCGCCACCGGTGACAGTCAGGGCCTCGTTGCAATATTTCTCGCATATCGTCTGTGCGTTGATTGCCATGCGTGTGGTGGGAATCCGTTCCTTTCTGAGGGGATCCATGATCGGCACTGGAATCGTGCTGATTTATTCGCTGTTGTTCGGCTCCTATTTCCTCGATCCACTGGACGGATCCTTCAGCTTTGTGGGTGCTTTCTCGTCAAAGAACCAGTTGGGTTTCTATGCCTCCCTCGGCGTGTATTTTTCGTTCGCTGCGATCATTATCCTGAAAGAACGCAGCATATGGATGCTGCCGCCCGCTGGGCTGGCTTTGCTATCAGCTTACTGTCTGTTTGCATCCGAATCGGCCACATCGGTCATTACCGTCATGGCGGTGGTCGGTGCGTCCCTGGTCTTGAGAGCGGTTATTCTTCTGTCGCCGCGCCATCGGATTGTGCTGGTAGTGGCTGGCGTCGTGCTTGGCGGGCTTGGCGCGGCTGCGTTCGTTTATGCTGGTGGCGTCGATTTGATCCTGGGAGCGTTCGGAAAGGATTCGACCCTGACGGGGCGAACCTATCTTTGGCAGCAGGGCATAGCGGCGGCCCTGGCGAATCCGATTTTTGGCGTCGGTTACCAGGCCTATTGGGTCCAGGGCTTTTCCGAGGCGGAGCGGCTATGGGATGAGTTCTACATCCCAACCCGGGCCGGGTTTCATTTTCACAATACCTTCATCGAAACCGCTGTTGAGACGGGGATTATCGGCCTCGTTCTGCTGGTTGCGATGTTGGTCGTCGCATTGATCGGCAATCTCAAACGTCTGCTCGTCAATGCCCGAGATCCAGAGGCCGGCGTGCTGTTCGGTCTCGCCATGCTGTTGGTCGAGCGGGCTTTCGTGGAAATCGATATTATCTTCGCCTATCAGATCGGCTCATTCCTGCTTTATTTCATGCTGGGCAAGCTTGTTCAGCGCCGCGCCATTCCGGTGACACGCTCAAGTGTCGTGCGTTATTATGGTGATGGAACCTCGAGCGCCCGCAATATCTAA
- a CDS encoding DUF1488 domain-containing protein, whose protein sequence is MALTFPNSSRSFDEKGHRIRFLGYDGMFEIRFFVELDAISKAMAKVIVGEHDFLAAFDNLRGSILDVARKAYGKKGGNNMYLLTAADFH, encoded by the coding sequence ATGGCTTTAACCTTCCCGAATAGTAGCCGCAGTTTCGATGAGAAGGGACACCGCATCCGGTTTCTTGGTTACGACGGCATGTTTGAAATCCGGTTTTTCGTAGAACTTGATGCGATATCCAAGGCGATGGCCAAGGTCATTGTCGGAGAGCACGACTTCCTTGCGGCATTCGACAATCTTCGCGGGTCTATTCTGGATGTTGCGAGAAAAGCCTATGGAAAAAAAGGCGGCAACAACATGTATCTTTTGACCGCGGCGGATTTCCATTGA
- a CDS encoding TetR/AcrR family transcriptional regulator — protein sequence MRVRTQAKRQAIVDIAGSMFLRHGYAQVSMAAVAAEVGGSKGTLYGYFPSKADLFAAFVVQAGEDAFAPLMDAIDKEQDAANTLKALGMNYLRLLLRPKIIAITRLVVSEAGRATDLSAIYFDIGPRRVLDRFIQIFETMKMSGKLVPPDSAQAAREFKALCEAGLYEPVLLGVAGIPSERDMEANVAATVDIMCTRYGPTKSRRRPKAPAKQSSTTRVTRRKKPPDGDVLRQQNDLLPEKAHQEQSYRT from the coding sequence ATGCGTGTCAGAACCCAGGCCAAGCGCCAGGCCATTGTCGACATCGCCGGGTCGATGTTTCTTCGCCATGGCTATGCCCAGGTATCGATGGCGGCGGTGGCGGCAGAAGTCGGCGGATCCAAGGGAACGCTCTACGGCTATTTCCCAAGCAAGGCGGATCTCTTTGCAGCTTTTGTCGTCCAGGCGGGTGAAGATGCCTTTGCCCCTTTGATGGACGCCATCGACAAGGAGCAGGACGCGGCGAATACGCTGAAAGCACTCGGAATGAACTATCTGAGGCTGCTGCTGCGCCCTAAGATCATCGCAATTACCCGTCTGGTGGTGTCGGAAGCAGGCAGGGCTACCGATCTCAGCGCGATTTACTTCGACATCGGTCCGCGCCGGGTGCTGGACCGCTTCATACAGATTTTCGAGACGATGAAGATGTCAGGGAAACTTGTCCCACCCGATAGCGCGCAGGCGGCGCGAGAATTCAAGGCGTTGTGCGAGGCCGGTCTTTATGAACCTGTGCTGCTTGGTGTAGCCGGTATTCCGAGCGAACGCGACATGGAGGCCAATGTCGCAGCCACGGTCGATATTATGTGCACGAGGTATGGACCGACAAAATCGCGGCGGCGACCGAAAGCCCCTGCAAAACAGTCATCGACCACCCGGGTGACACGCAGGAAAAAGCCGCCGGACGGCGATGTCCTGCGCCAGCAGAATGATCTGCTACCCGAAAAAGCTCACCAAGAGCAATCCTATAGAACTTGA
- a CDS encoding polysaccharide biosynthesis/export family protein, whose protein sequence is MKKVVAVFVTAGLAACDTLPASGPLSSQIESQAGKSRQELNRPNASVFDVVDVDQRTARTVSGFSNSMFSRRFGIGGRAGRVVIGIGDQLKISIFEAGSDGLFSTSQSKQTTIDVVIQPDGTGTIPYVGQIVLAGKTQEEARKAILAKLVNKAVEPDVLVTAAGTASRSVTVSGSVGKPSNVELTLAGDKLTEVIARAGGASSEPYESYVTLVRGTKSASVLLKSLIENPRENIYVEPRDQIYVTHDPRTFTILGEVQKNGRVPFGANDLNLLEAIALGGGGSDSQVDAEGYFVFRYEEPEIVMDILGAKRFHELQSKGMVASKDGRYPIVYRFNMRSPDSLIVGQSFPIKSRDVIYASRHPTVDFMKFMQLIATPVGTASGVRSLTD, encoded by the coding sequence TTGAAAAAGGTTGTCGCAGTTTTTGTTACTGCGGGTCTTGCAGCATGCGATACTCTACCGGCCTCAGGGCCGCTTTCCTCGCAGATCGAGAGCCAGGCAGGTAAGTCAAGGCAGGAGCTAAACAGGCCCAATGCATCGGTTTTCGATGTCGTAGATGTCGATCAGCGGACTGCTCGCACGGTTTCCGGTTTTTCCAATTCGATGTTCAGCCGCCGGTTCGGCATTGGCGGGCGGGCTGGTCGGGTGGTGATCGGGATTGGCGATCAGTTGAAGATCAGCATTTTCGAAGCGGGATCGGACGGGCTATTTTCAACGAGCCAGTCCAAGCAGACGACCATTGATGTGGTGATCCAGCCGGACGGAACCGGCACCATTCCTTATGTCGGACAAATCGTCCTGGCCGGCAAGACCCAGGAAGAAGCACGCAAGGCTATTCTGGCCAAACTGGTCAATAAAGCGGTTGAGCCTGATGTCCTTGTCACGGCAGCAGGTACTGCCTCGCGTTCCGTCACGGTTTCCGGCTCCGTCGGCAAGCCGTCGAATGTGGAGCTGACACTGGCCGGAGACAAGCTCACCGAGGTGATCGCACGGGCTGGCGGGGCTTCCAGCGAACCCTACGAATCCTACGTAACCCTGGTACGCGGCACCAAATCCGCCAGCGTGCTTTTGAAGTCGCTGATCGAAAATCCGCGTGAAAACATTTATGTCGAGCCGCGCGACCAGATCTATGTCACCCACGATCCGCGCACCTTCACCATTCTGGGTGAAGTCCAGAAGAATGGCCGGGTACCCTTCGGCGCCAATGATCTGAACCTCCTTGAAGCCATTGCGCTTGGCGGCGGCGGTTCCGACAGCCAGGTGGATGCGGAAGGCTATTTCGTGTTCCGCTACGAGGAGCCGGAAATCGTCATGGATATTCTGGGTGCCAAGCGGTTCCACGAATTGCAGTCCAAGGGCATGGTGGCGAGCAAGGATGGCCGATACCCGATCGTCTACCGGTTCAACATGCGTTCACCCGATAGCCTGATTGTTGGCCAGAGTTTCCCGATCAAGAGCCGCGATGTCATCTATGCGTCGCGTCATCCAACGGTCGATTTCATGAAGTTCATGCAATTGATCGCAACCCCTGTTGGTACGGCCTCCGGCGTTCGCAGTTTGACGGATTGA
- a CDS encoding ring-cleaving dioxygenase has translation MAHGIHHVTAIAGPARRNLDFYTRVLGQRFVKKTVNFDDPGTYHFYFGDEAGNPGTIMTFFPWEHAAPGRLGIGETQETGYRVPKSSLGFWAHRFIEQGVVHEKLEQRFGQTVLPFKDPDGMRLALVGIEDIEHEAAWAAPGIPAEHALRGFHGVTLLLDKIDATAAVLTDVFGFEQQGKEGYVTRYHVPGTEIGGVVDLRAAGEFLPARPGAGSVHHVAFRAKDDAEQAEMAEKLRKNHRLQTTEQKDRDYFRSIYFRSPGGVLFEIATLDPGFAVDEPAESLGQALKLPKGLEGFRGRIEGMLPDISPLGETKQA, from the coding sequence ATGGCACACGGCATTCATCACGTCACAGCTATTGCTGGCCCAGCGCGCCGCAATCTCGATTTCTACACCCGGGTTCTCGGCCAGCGCTTCGTCAAGAAGACTGTGAATTTCGACGATCCCGGCACCTATCACTTCTATTTCGGCGATGAGGCAGGCAATCCGGGCACGATCATGACCTTCTTCCCCTGGGAACACGCCGCACCGGGCCGCCTCGGCATCGGTGAAACCCAGGAAACCGGTTACCGGGTTCCCAAATCCTCCCTGGGGTTCTGGGCGCACCGTTTTATCGAACAGGGCGTCGTGCATGAAAAGCTCGAACAGCGCTTTGGCCAGACAGTCCTGCCCTTCAAGGATCCGGATGGGATGCGACTTGCCCTGGTCGGCATTGAAGACATCGAACACGAAGCCGCCTGGGCTGCACCGGGCATTCCTGCGGAGCACGCGCTGCGGGGATTTCACGGGGTGACGCTGCTGCTGGACAAGATTGACGCAACGGCTGCTGTCCTGACCGATGTGTTCGGCTTTGAACAGCAGGGCAAGGAAGGCTATGTCACCCGGTATCATGTGCCTGGCACGGAGATCGGTGGGGTTGTGGACCTGCGCGCCGCCGGTGAATTTCTGCCCGCCCGGCCAGGTGCTGGCTCGGTGCACCACGTTGCCTTCAGAGCGAAGGACGATGCAGAACAGGCGGAAATGGCCGAAAAACTGCGTAAGAATCACCGCTTGCAGACAACGGAACAGAAAGACCGGGACTATTTCCGCTCGATCTATTTCCGTTCTCCGGGTGGCGTGTTGTTCGAAATCGCCACGCTCGACCCCGGCTTTGCCGTCGATGAACCGGCAGAAAGCCTGGGTCAGGCCTTGAAGCTGCCGAAGGGCCTTGAAGGCTTCCGGGGCCGGATTGAGGGCATGTTGCCGGATATCAGCCCCCTTGGCGAGACCAAGCAGGCTTAG
- a CDS encoding alpha/beta hydrolase gives MTHSPISSFIHQFVPATVPNLAPLLLLHGTGGNENDLLSLGAALSPGAALLSPRGQVLEHGMPRFFRRLAEGVFDEDDLRVRAADLAGFIKEARAAHNLAAPVAVGFSNGANIAAALLLLHRQALAGAVLLRAMTPFKSPPVVHDTADGVPVLILSGAMDPIVPADNAERLVGSLQAVGHTVSHEILPSGHNLTQLDLSISKQFLDTNFAPAATT, from the coding sequence ATGACCCATTCCCCCATCTCGTCATTCATCCATCAGTTCGTTCCGGCGACGGTGCCGAACCTTGCGCCCTTGCTTTTGCTGCATGGAACAGGCGGCAACGAAAATGATCTCTTGTCGCTTGGCGCTGCCCTTTCACCGGGTGCGGCTCTCCTATCACCCCGTGGACAAGTCCTGGAACACGGCATGCCACGCTTCTTCAGACGGTTGGCGGAAGGTGTGTTCGATGAAGATGACCTGCGGGTGCGGGCAGCGGATCTGGCCGGCTTCATAAAGGAGGCCCGTGCGGCTCATAACCTGGCAGCCCCGGTCGCCGTCGGTTTCTCCAATGGCGCCAATATTGCCGCGGCTCTGCTGTTGCTGCATCGCCAGGCCTTGGCTGGTGCGGTACTGTTGCGGGCCATGACCCCGTTTAAATCGCCGCCGGTGGTGCATGACACTGCCGATGGCGTGCCAGTTCTCATCCTATCTGGAGCGATGGATCCAATCGTTCCCGCAGACAATGCAGAACGATTGGTCGGCTCGCTTCAAGCTGTGGGCCATACGGTCAGCCACGAAATCCTGCCGTCGGGGCATAATCTCACTCAACTCGATCTATCAATCAGCAAGCAGTTCCTCGACACGAATTTCGCGCCGGCTGCTACCACCTGA
- a CDS encoding carotenoid oxygenase family protein, with protein sequence MTVPFPNKPEFTGSLYKPARFEGQVYDLEVEGKVPEEIDGTFFQVAPDPQYPPMLGEDIFFNGDGAVSAFRFKNGHVDFQRRYVMTERLKAQRDARASLHGIYRNPFTNDPSVKDISNSTANTNVVVHNGKLLALKEDSPPYALDPITLETIGLYDFDGQLTSATFTAHPKFDPETGDLLCFGYEAKGEATPDIVYYEIDKHGRMKREVWITAPYAAMIHDFAVTEHFVIFPLMPLTADLERMKQGGKHFQWQPGLDQLFGILRRDGDGRDVRWFKAPNGFQGHTLNAFDDGGRIFVDMPVTSGNIFYFFPQSDGTVPPPETLSSQMMRWTFDMRSNGNNIEVKPLTSFACEFPRSDDRYCGRQYRHGFVIAMDPTKPFDEARIGPRPFQFFNQLAHLDIATGKTQLWFADDQSCFQEPIFVPRRPDAPEGDGYVIGLVNRLAERATDLLVLDAQHLSDGPIATIKLPMRLRMSLHGNWVPGDQLKAV encoded by the coding sequence ATGACAGTCCCATTTCCAAATAAGCCTGAATTTACTGGATCGCTCTATAAGCCGGCCCGTTTTGAAGGCCAGGTTTATGATCTCGAAGTGGAGGGCAAGGTGCCCGAGGAGATCGACGGCACGTTCTTTCAGGTTGCTCCCGACCCGCAATATCCCCCAATGCTTGGAGAGGACATTTTCTTCAATGGCGATGGCGCTGTCAGCGCCTTCCGGTTCAAGAACGGCCATGTGGATTTTCAGCGTCGTTACGTGATGACCGAGCGATTGAAGGCTCAGCGCGACGCCCGCGCCTCCCTGCATGGGATCTATCGCAATCCCTTTACCAATGATCCGAGCGTCAAGGATATTTCCAACTCCACCGCCAATACCAATGTCGTTGTTCACAATGGCAAGCTGCTGGCGCTGAAGGAGGATAGCCCTCCTTATGCCCTCGACCCGATCACGCTTGAAACCATCGGTCTTTATGATTTCGATGGTCAGTTGACCAGCGCGACCTTCACGGCCCATCCGAAATTTGACCCTGAAACCGGCGATCTGCTGTGTTTCGGCTACGAGGCCAAAGGCGAGGCCACACCCGACATCGTCTATTACGAGATCGACAAGCATGGCCGGATGAAGCGTGAAGTGTGGATCACTGCACCTTATGCCGCAATGATCCATGATTTTGCGGTCACGGAGCATTTCGTGATTTTCCCGCTGATGCCGTTAACGGCGGATCTGGAGCGGATGAAGCAGGGCGGTAAGCACTTCCAGTGGCAGCCGGGTCTGGATCAGTTGTTCGGCATTCTGCGCCGGGATGGCGACGGACGTGATGTTCGTTGGTTCAAGGCGCCCAACGGCTTCCAGGGCCACACCCTGAACGCCTTCGATGACGGCGGCAGGATCTTTGTCGATATGCCCGTTACATCAGGCAATATCTTCTATTTCTTCCCGCAATCGGATGGCACGGTGCCGCCGCCGGAAACCCTGTCGTCGCAGATGATGCGCTGGACCTTCGACATGCGGTCGAACGGTAACAATATCGAAGTGAAGCCGCTCACCAGTTTCGCGTGTGAGTTCCCCCGCAGCGACGACCGCTATTGCGGCCGACAATATCGCCATGGCTTTGTGATCGCCATGGATCCAACCAAGCCCTTTGACGAAGCCCGGATCGGCCCGCGTCCGTTTCAGTTCTTCAACCAGTTGGCGCATCTGGATATTGCAACCGGAAAGACCCAGCTCTGGTTTGCCGATGACCAGTCCTGTTTCCAGGAGCCGATCTTCGTGCCACGCCGGCCGGATGCGCCGGAAGGCGATGGCTATGTGATCGGTCTGGTTAATCGGTTGGCGGAGCGCGCCACGGATCTCCTCGTGCTGGATGCGCAACATCTGTCCGACGGTCCGATTGCGACCATCAAGCTGCCGATGCGTCTACGCATGTCGTTGCACGGCAATTGGGTGCCGGGCGATCAGCTGAAGGCGGTTTGA
- a CDS encoding sugar transferase, translating into MKSATRSASSPFFTTAASGTQPVGGLAKRGFDIFIATMALIMFSPMFLMIAAMVKFTDGGSVFYGHRRIGHNGQQFHCMKFRTMVQNGDKVLQDYLRANPEAYEEWRATRKLQNDPRVTAIGSVLRKLSLDELPQLFNIIKGEMSIVGPRPVVEDELEMYDSAAAFYLQTRPGLTGLWQVSGRNDVSYETRVAMDTQYVKTWSLARDVLIMVRTVPAVCLSRGSY; encoded by the coding sequence ATGAAGTCCGCGACAAGATCGGCCAGTTCGCCGTTTTTTACGACCGCCGCATCCGGTACCCAGCCGGTTGGTGGTCTTGCCAAGAGAGGGTTTGATATTTTCATCGCCACCATGGCGCTGATTATGTTCAGCCCGATGTTCTTGATGATTGCAGCCATGGTGAAGTTTACCGATGGCGGCAGTGTGTTTTACGGTCATCGCCGTATCGGACATAACGGCCAGCAATTTCATTGCATGAAGTTTCGCACCATGGTGCAGAATGGCGACAAGGTTTTGCAGGATTACCTGCGGGCCAATCCGGAAGCCTATGAAGAATGGCGTGCCACCCGTAAGCTGCAAAACGATCCCCGCGTCACGGCGATCGGTTCTGTGCTGCGTAAGCTCAGCCTGGACGAGCTGCCCCAGCTGTTCAACATCATCAAGGGTGAGATGAGCATCGTCGGACCCCGGCCTGTGGTCGAGGACGAGCTGGAAATGTACGATAGTGCCGCTGCATTTTATCTGCAAACCCGCCCTGGCCTGACTGGTCTCTGGCAGGTGAGCGGTCGCAACGATGTTTCCTATGAAACGCGGGTGGCTATGGACACGCAATATGTTAAGACATGGTCGCTGGCCAGAGATGTCCTCATCATGGTCCGTACCGTTCCGGCCGTGTGCCTGTCTCGCGGCAGCTACTAA